The Candidatus Binatia bacterium DNA segment TCCACAGCGCGGAAGCGTTCGACGGCACCGGCATCGGCCTGGCCCACGTCAGGCGCATCGTGCTCCGTCACGGCGGCCGCACCTGGGCCGAGGGGTCGGTGGACGGCGGCGCGACCTTTTACTTCTCGCTGCCCAGAGTTTCAATGAAAAATCAGGAACCTTCAAAGGAGAAACAGGATGGAGAAACCCAAACGCATCTTGCTGGTTGAAGACAGCGCCAACGACCTGGAACTCACGATGCTGGCGCTGGGCGAGCACAACCTCGCCAATGAGGTCGATATCGCCCGCGATGGGGCCGAGGCGCTCGACTATCTCTTCCGCCGAGGAAGCTTTCAAACGCGCGATCAGGGCAACCCGGCCATTGTTCTCCTGGACCTCAAGCTTCCCAAGATCGACGGCTTCGAAGTCCTGCGCCAGATCAGAGCCGATCTACAACTCAAGATGATTCCGGTGGTGGCGCTCACCTCTTCGCGCGAGGAACAGGACTTGATCGAGACTTACAAACTCGGCATCAACGCCTACGTGGTGAAGCCGGTCGATTTCCATCAGTTCGTGGACGCCGTCAAAAAGCTGGGCGTCTTCTGGATGCTGATCAACGAACCGCCGCCGGGAACGGCG contains these protein-coding regions:
- a CDS encoding response regulator, which gives rise to MEKPKRILLVEDSANDLELTMLALGEHNLANEVDIARDGAEALDYLFRRGSFQTRDQGNPAIVLLDLKLPKIDGFEVLRQIRADLQLKMIPVVALTSSREEQDLIETYKLGINAYVVKPVDFHQFVDAVKKLGVFWMLINEPPPGTA